One Aegilops tauschii subsp. strangulata cultivar AL8/78 chromosome 2, Aet v6.0, whole genome shotgun sequence genomic window, GGCAGTCTTTTCCCCACACGCCTTCCATTCTCCCCATGGAGTGGAGAGAAATCAATAAGGTGTCACCGGCGTGCACTACATGGCCAGTCGGCATCACGTCGTTGGCGACCGCCGTCTTACGCTCGATGGGGACCGGCGGATGCAACCTGAGAGACTCGTGTAGGGCGGCTCTCATGTAGACGAGAGATTTGGTCTCCTCCGGTTCAAAGATTACCATGGTGCTGCTGTTGTTGGCGCCTGTGGCTGCTTTCCGTGATGCGATGGGTGATAGTTCGTTGCGGATGGCCGACATGACATGAGGGTTTTGGGCGAGGTTGTAGAAGACCCATGTCAAAGCTGTGCCGATCGTGTCCCTCCCAGCGATCATGTAGTTGATGAGCGTCGCGTGGAGCAAGCCATCGTTCTGCTGGTAGTCTAGATCGTCGATGTAGGAAGACAGAATGTCCACGGAAGAAGGATCTCCCTCGTTTGCAACATgttccttcttcctcctctccacCATCTCCTCAATGAACCCACCTAGAACCGTGTGCGCTGCGGCGAGCTTCCTTTCCGGGCCGATGTTTAGCCGCCTCATCGCCTTCCAGCAAGAGGCCGGCACGGTGTGCCGGAACAAGGCCACCTCCATGACCGTGTCCATGGCGGCCGCTGCGTCCATGGGGGGCATGTCCGGGGAGAGGAGGCCAGGGTCCACGCCGAAGAGAGGCGCGGCGGTCATGTCGAACACGAGCCTCGTTGTCAAATCTTGCAGGTCGAACGGGGTCGCGGCGGTCGCCATGTGCATAAGCACCGGGAGGAGGCCATTCTCCACCTTGTCACGGCAGCAAGCGGTCATACGGACAAGCAACCGTGGGTTGCTCAAGACTCTCTGGGCTCTTGCCCGCTGCCGACGCCAGGGCTCGCCTTCAGTCGTGAAGAAGCTGCCACCGGCGATGTCAAAGATGGCGGCGAACTCCGCGCCCTTGGGGAAGTTTGCGTGGTTCGTCGTGAAGATGTGCCGGACGTTGGCCGGCTCGCATGTGATGAAGAACCGCAACCCGGTCCCAGGCGGGCCGTGCGCCCTGAAGTTGTGGCCTGCttcggcgaggacggcggcgaggtAGTCGTGCAGGTTGTGGAAGTTGGCAATAAGGTAAGGGAACACGCCCACTATTGGCCAGTTTGTGGGGAGCGCTGGTGGGTTCTTTGGTCTACTAGACCTGAGGTACAACATGTAGAGGGGAACAAGAATGATGGCGAGTGTGGAGATGAGCAGCTCTTGCGAGAACGAGATCGACATTTTTTTCAGTAGCTAGTGTGGGGAGATGCTAGTGCTTGGGTGTATGCTCCATGGACATGGCGATGGCTCCATTTATAGAGAGAAGTTCCCTCTGTGTGTTTATTCATAAATGCTAAGGGCCGAAATTAGTAAAAGTGTGGAAGGTTTAGTGCTGTCAGTTGGTTCGATGGATGCATTAATAGAGTCAACGATGAGAGTTCCTTAACAAGATGCTGGTAATCCTTGATACATATCTCCAGAACGCCAAATCCTTTTTTTTTCTTAACCCCATGCACTAACTAAGATGTTATAATCAATGGAGCATGATCTATATAGTCCCTGGTATAGAAGACTACATTGTCTTCAATTAATTTGATTTCGTGTAGGAGTATCGCTATCCAGTCCATGATGCATACCCGGCCCCCGGCCATCTTCCACCACGATCTCAAGTCGATGCATGCATATGCATATGGTCTACCATTCGGCATTTGCCCATGCTGCTAGTTCGGGATGAAAACAACGTATATGCATGCAGCTGCTATATATCATGGCCAGACTTATTTCAGGCATTAATCGCCGCTGGTCG contains:
- the LOC109734149 gene encoding noroxomaritidine synthase 1, producing the protein MSISFSQELLISTLAIILVPLYMLYLRSSRPKNPPALPTNWPIVGVFPYLIANFHNLHDYLAAVLAEAGHNFRAHGPPGTGLRFFITCEPANVRHIFTTNHANFPKGAEFAAIFDIAGGSFFTTEGEPWRRQRARAQRVLSNPRLLVRMTACCRDKVENGLLPVLMHMATAATPFDLQDLTTRLVFDMTAAPLFGVDPGLLSPDMPPMDAAAAMDTVMEVALFRHTVPASCWKAMRRLNIGPERKLAAAHTVLGGFIEEMVERRKKEHVANEGDPSSVDILSSYIDDLDYQQNDGLLHATLINYMIAGRDTIGTALTWVFYNLAQNPHVMSAIRNELSPIASRKAATGANNSSTMVIFEPEETKSLVYMRAALHESLRLHPPVPIERKTAVANDVMPTGHVVHAGDTLLISLHSMGRMEGVWGKDCLEYNPDRWLSEDGKKLRYVPSHKFLAFSSGPRLCLGKDISFMQMNTIVAAMVWNFDMEVVEGQRVQPKMSCVLQMKNGLIVKLKKRDM